From a region of the Mycobacterium intracellulare ATCC 13950 genome:
- a CDS encoding cytochrome P450 produces the protein MTELGMTGTLNINDLPFAEDRTRAWRELREAGEAVSSGEEVVLTSAEAVEFAAKKPEIFSSARAFDRLGSPVPLVPIAIDPPDHTRFRRMLDPFFGPKKMAEREPELRRQAGELIDAIVASGECDVVPDLATPFPSQVFLTLFGLPMADRDRLVKWKDAILQFTDPSSTEATPEVMAHALELFSYLTEHIAERRADATGNDMLTQLIQDTDEGGMSDNEILGLCFMFVLAGLDTVTSAVGFSLARLAADDDMRRRIAHDFTLIPAFIEEILRVDGPVPFAPRVTTEGVEVAGRFVPKDTTVMLSYGSADRDPRRYQDADQIHLDSKVVHFAFGRGPHRCLGSHLARLELRLILEEWHSRIPEYTLALGKPPQMPWPTGTMSLQSVPLNIKPSSRGQ, from the coding sequence ATGACCGAGCTCGGCATGACCGGAACGCTGAACATCAACGATCTGCCCTTCGCGGAGGACCGCACGCGCGCTTGGCGGGAGCTGCGGGAGGCCGGCGAGGCGGTGAGTTCTGGCGAGGAGGTCGTGCTCACCAGTGCCGAGGCCGTCGAGTTCGCGGCCAAGAAACCTGAGATCTTCTCGTCGGCACGGGCTTTCGACCGGCTGGGAAGTCCGGTTCCGTTGGTACCGATCGCGATCGATCCGCCAGATCACACCCGCTTCCGCCGAATGCTTGACCCGTTCTTCGGCCCGAAGAAAATGGCCGAGCGTGAGCCCGAACTACGCAGGCAGGCGGGCGAGTTGATCGATGCCATTGTCGCGAGCGGTGAGTGCGACGTGGTACCCGATCTCGCGACACCTTTTCCCTCCCAGGTGTTTTTGACGCTGTTCGGGCTGCCCATGGCCGACCGCGACCGGCTGGTGAAGTGGAAGGACGCGATCTTGCAGTTCACCGATCCGAGTAGCACCGAAGCGACCCCGGAGGTGATGGCTCATGCGCTGGAACTGTTCAGCTATTTGACCGAGCACATCGCCGAGCGGCGCGCCGATGCAACCGGCAACGACATGCTCACCCAGTTGATCCAAGACACCGACGAGGGCGGAATGTCGGACAACGAGATCCTGGGCCTGTGCTTCATGTTCGTGCTGGCCGGGCTCGACACCGTCACCTCCGCCGTCGGGTTCTCCTTAGCCAGGCTGGCGGCCGACGACGACATGCGCCGGCGTATTGCGCACGACTTCACGCTCATACCGGCGTTTATCGAAGAAATCTTGCGCGTCGACGGTCCTGTTCCGTTTGCGCCACGTGTCACCACGGAGGGGGTCGAAGTGGCGGGCAGGTTCGTGCCCAAGGACACCACGGTCATGCTCAGTTATGGCAGCGCCGACCGCGATCCGCGTCGATACCAGGATGCCGACCAGATTCATCTCGACAGCAAGGTCGTGCACTTCGCATTCGGGCGTGGACCGCACCGGTGTCTGGGTTCACATCTGGCGCGTCTCGAACTAAGGCTGATCCTCGAGGAGTGGCACTCACGCATTCCCGAATACACTCTGGCGCTGGGCAAGCCGCCACAGATGCCCTGGCCGACCGGGACGATGTCGCTGCAATCGGTGCCGCTGAACATCAAGCCGTCGTCGAGGGGTCAATAG
- a CDS encoding TIGR03619 family F420-dependent LLM class oxidoreductase codes for MRFTVYLPNCMHVAAITQPWEHQLSGADIARVAQHAEQLGYSMVFLPEHFLTPTAHLELSGDHYFDATTAQAFVAGATSTITVGSMVTILPLHNPIIAAKQIATFDWLSGGRAQTTVGVGWLKEEYDAIGVPFTKRGRMADEYLEAMFELWHSDSPSYDGEFVKFDDIAFGPKPISTPHPTVWMGGDADAVLRRAARFGDGWAPWLTKPDELPAKLDYLRSQPGFDDRPFSVFYSLAVLSVGQEHAIVDDPNAQFGQSAQQVIDNCNMLAERGVTDTWVNPPALDGLSAYLDHMQWVAEEIIPKVG; via the coding sequence ATGAGATTCACGGTTTACCTACCCAATTGCATGCACGTCGCCGCCATCACGCAGCCCTGGGAACATCAGCTCTCCGGTGCCGACATTGCGCGAGTCGCCCAACACGCCGAGCAGCTGGGTTATTCGATGGTATTTCTGCCAGAGCACTTCCTCACCCCGACGGCTCATCTCGAGTTGTCCGGGGATCATTACTTCGACGCCACCACTGCCCAGGCCTTCGTCGCAGGCGCCACCTCGACGATCACCGTCGGCTCGATGGTCACCATTCTGCCGCTGCACAATCCGATCATCGCCGCGAAGCAGATCGCAACGTTCGACTGGCTCAGTGGCGGTCGCGCTCAGACCACCGTCGGTGTCGGCTGGCTTAAAGAGGAGTACGACGCGATCGGTGTCCCGTTCACCAAGCGCGGCCGCATGGCAGACGAATATCTCGAGGCGATGTTCGAGTTGTGGCATAGCGATTCGCCAAGTTACGACGGTGAATTCGTCAAGTTCGACGACATCGCGTTCGGGCCCAAGCCGATCTCCACACCGCACCCGACGGTGTGGATGGGCGGAGACGCCGACGCGGTACTGCGCCGGGCGGCCCGGTTCGGAGATGGCTGGGCGCCATGGCTCACCAAGCCCGACGAGCTGCCGGCCAAATTGGATTACCTACGCTCGCAGCCCGGGTTCGACGACCGGCCGTTTTCGGTGTTCTACAGCCTGGCGGTGTTGTCCGTCGGTCAGGAGCACGCCATCGTCGACGACCCGAATGCGCAGTTCGGCCAAAGCGCCCAGCAGGTCATCGACAACTGCAACATGCTGGCCGAGCGCGGCGTCACGGACACGTGGGTTAACCCACCAGCGCTGGACGGGCTCAGCGCCTACCTCGACCACATGCAGTGGGTAGCCGAGGAAATCATCCCCAAGGTCGGATGA
- a CDS encoding DUF4286 family protein: MAPNLFIALTNPIEGEDDAFNKWYDAQHVPEVLDVPGVVAAQRYDITELKVPDDEDLPAQLPPPTHRYMVIYELDNEPDVVMAEFLKRVMAGTLTLGEWLDLTTVSLTGWTPRGERVQADR; the protein is encoded by the coding sequence GTGGCTCCGAACCTGTTTATAGCGCTCACCAACCCGATCGAGGGTGAAGATGATGCCTTCAACAAGTGGTATGACGCTCAACATGTACCGGAGGTGCTCGACGTTCCGGGAGTGGTTGCGGCGCAGCGTTACGACATCACCGAACTGAAGGTGCCCGACGACGAGGATCTGCCGGCCCAGCTCCCGCCGCCGACCCACCGTTACATGGTGATCTACGAGCTGGACAACGAGCCCGATGTCGTCATGGCGGAATTTCTAAAACGTGTCATGGCCGGAACCCTCACACTAGGGGAGTGGCTTGATCTGACCACGGTGTCGCTCACGGGATGGACGCCGCGCGGCGAACGCGTGCAGGCGGACCGCTAG
- a CDS encoding nitroreductase has protein sequence MGELLAGIRAQRACRRFDPDGKVPDSDVEQMLAASVHAPSAENSQPWTFIVVRDEGNRALLASWWTETWNAGGGDFVKQSVEDKVLVADLEFGFSKGGFAAAPVVIVVCADTDRVQEIYAPSSIYPAVQNMLLAAADLGYGSCLTTGLTTFGVDRVRELLQLPQNLIPMAAVYVGLPARKLSPPRRRPATSVTYREAFGNPW, from the coding sequence GTGGGCGAGCTGCTCGCCGGTATTCGCGCCCAGCGGGCGTGTCGGCGATTCGACCCGGACGGCAAAGTACCCGATTCCGACGTCGAGCAGATGTTGGCGGCCAGCGTGCACGCGCCGAGCGCGGAGAATTCTCAGCCCTGGACGTTCATCGTGGTTCGCGACGAGGGCAACCGTGCACTTCTCGCGTCTTGGTGGACGGAGACGTGGAATGCCGGCGGCGGCGACTTCGTCAAGCAAAGTGTCGAAGACAAGGTGCTGGTCGCCGACCTCGAATTCGGTTTCAGCAAAGGCGGCTTCGCCGCGGCGCCGGTTGTCATAGTGGTGTGCGCCGACACGGATCGCGTGCAGGAGATCTATGCACCGTCGTCGATCTACCCCGCCGTGCAGAACATGCTGCTTGCCGCTGCCGACCTGGGATATGGCTCGTGTCTGACCACCGGTCTGACTACCTTTGGTGTCGATCGTGTGCGGGAACTGCTGCAGCTGCCGCAGAACCTGATACCGATGGCCGCGGTCTACGTGGGCCTGCCCGCACGCAAGCTTTCACCACCGCGCCGCCGCCCGGCGACGTCGGTGACCTACCGCGAGGCTTTCGGTAACCCGTGGTGA